One Thomasclavelia spiroformis DSM 1552 DNA window includes the following coding sequences:
- a CDS encoding ABC transporter ATP-binding protein gives MKMLEVNNLTTEFSTENGTVKAVRDVSFYVDKGEVLGIVGESGSGKSQTMFSVMGLLAANGKVTNGSIKIDGKEISPLSFDSNKKYETTMDDIRGNDMAMIFQDPMTFLNPTLKIETQLIEPIINHNPGISKTDARNKAIDLMKKVGIPSPEKRISQYPHQFSGGMRQRIIIAIALACDPKIIIADEPTTALDVTIQAQVLELISSLKDEIDSGIIMITHDLGVVASICDRIAIMYGGKIVEMGTTDEIFYSPKHPYTKGLLSCISNPEDTERKELHPIPGSPPDLLNISDGCPFVDRCEDAMNICPLKMDEYREYSATHICSCWLGNPMALKKGE, from the coding sequence ATGAAGATGTTAGAAGTTAATAACCTTACTACTGAATTTAGTACAGAAAACGGAACAGTTAAAGCTGTTCGTGATGTGTCTTTTTATGTAGACAAAGGTGAAGTTTTAGGAATTGTTGGTGAATCTGGATCAGGTAAATCACAAACAATGTTTTCAGTCATGGGGTTACTTGCCGCTAATGGTAAAGTAACTAATGGTTCTATTAAAATTGATGGTAAAGAAATTTCGCCATTAAGCTTTGATTCGAATAAAAAATATGAAACTACAATGGATGATATTCGTGGAAATGATATGGCGATGATTTTTCAAGATCCAATGACTTTCTTAAATCCAACTCTTAAAATTGAAACTCAATTAATTGAACCAATTATTAATCATAATCCAGGAATTTCAAAAACAGATGCTCGTAATAAAGCAATTGATTTGATGAAAAAAGTAGGAATTCCTTCTCCAGAAAAACGTATTAGTCAGTATCCACATCAATTTTCTGGTGGAATGAGACAAAGAATTATTATCGCAATTGCACTTGCTTGTGATCCTAAAATTATTATTGCTGATGAACCTACGACAGCATTAGACGTAACTATTCAAGCACAAGTGTTAGAATTGATTAGTAGTTTAAAAGATGAAATTGATTCAGGAATTATTATGATTACTCATGATCTTGGTGTTGTTGCAAGTATTTGTGATCGAATTGCAATTATGTATGGTGGTAAGATTGTAGAAATGGGAACAACAGATGAAATTTTCTATAGTCCAAAACATCCATATACAAAAGGTTTATTATCTTGTATTTCAAATCCTGAAGATACGGAAAGAAAAGAATTACATCCAATTCCAGGGTCACCACCTGATTTATTAAATATTTCTGATGGATGTCCATTTGTAGATCGTTGTGAAGATGCAATGAATATTTGTCCATTAAAAATGGATGAATATCGTGAATATTCAGCTACACATATTTGCTCATGTTGGTTAGGAAATCCAATGGCATTAAAGAAAGGGGAATAA
- a CDS encoding ABC transporter permease, giving the protein MERNNVMDIELTPEMFEKLDDSKKNSEKISYESKTYLADAWNRFKSNKLALVGLCFLAIMALACILIPMFSQYTYDGQDMANTFAKPSAEHFLGTDRFGRDVLVRIMYGGRISLAVGFSAASISLLVGVTYGAIAGYFGGKIDMVMMRIVDALYSIPDMLYLIMITVVLGSNFQSIIIGICISSWMGMARQVRAQVMTLKEQEFSLAAFVLGASKSRILLKHLIINSMGPIIVSFSMLVPSSIFYEATLGFLGIGLSAPQASWGTLANDARAMISSQPLQVVWPVLAICLTMLALNFIGDGLGDALDPKKK; this is encoded by the coding sequence ATGGAAAGAAATAATGTTATGGACATCGAACTTACTCCTGAAATGTTTGAGAAGTTAGATGATTCAAAAAAGAATAGTGAAAAAATTTCATATGAGAGTAAAACATATTTAGCTGATGCTTGGAATCGTTTTAAATCAAATAAGTTAGCGTTAGTAGGTTTATGCTTTTTAGCGATTATGGCACTTGCATGTATTTTGATTCCAATGTTTTCTCAATATACTTATGATGGACAAGATATGGCAAATACATTTGCTAAACCATCAGCTGAACATTTTTTAGGGACAGATCGCTTTGGCCGTGATGTCTTAGTTAGAATTATGTATGGTGGTAGAATTTCATTAGCTGTAGGTTTTTCTGCTGCTAGTATTTCATTATTAGTAGGAGTTACTTATGGTGCTATTGCCGGATATTTTGGTGGTAAAATCGATATGGTAATGATGCGTATTGTTGATGCTTTATATTCAATTCCTGACATGTTGTATTTAATTATGATTACAGTAGTATTAGGTTCAAATTTCCAATCAATTATTATTGGAATCTGTATTTCTTCATGGATGGGGATGGCAAGACAGGTACGTGCTCAAGTTATGACTTTAAAAGAACAAGAGTTTTCATTAGCTGCATTTGTTTTAGGCGCTAGTAAATCACGTATTTTATTAAAACACTTGATTATAAATAGTATGGGACCTATCATTGTATCATTTTCAATGCTAGTGCCTAGTTCAATTTTCTATGAAGCAACATTAGGTTTCTTAGGAATTGGTCTTTCAGCTCCACAGGCAAGTTGGGGTACGTTGGCTAACGATGCAAGAGCAATGATTAGCTCACAACCGTTACAAGTTGTATGGCCAGTTCTTGCAATCTGTTTAACAATGTTAGCGTTGAATTTTATTGGTGATGGTTTAGGGGATGCCCTTGACCCTAAAAAGAAGTAG
- a CDS encoding viroplasmin family protein, whose product MAKFYAVKIGRKPGIYNSWDECKMQVDKFKGAVYKSFSNKEDALMFIEEKKVHFNNGLIAYVDGSYNVKTKEYGFGCVIIEGQQVIKEMYGKGNDENYVSMRNVAGEILGSICAMEYANSNGYKQICIYYDYEGIEKWANATWKANKKGTQEYQKKVSKYRENLEIIFVKVLAHSGDFYNEKADMLAKKAVGING is encoded by the coding sequence ATGGCAAAATTTTATGCGGTAAAAATAGGGAGAAAACCTGGAATTTACAATTCTTGGGATGAATGTAAAATGCAAGTAGATAAGTTTAAAGGGGCTGTTTATAAATCATTTAGTAATAAAGAAGATGCTCTTATGTTTATTGAAGAAAAGAAAGTACATTTTAATAATGGATTAATTGCATATGTTGATGGTAGTTATAATGTTAAAACTAAAGAATATGGATTTGGTTGTGTGATTATTGAAGGACAACAGGTTATAAAAGAAATGTATGGTAAAGGCAATGATGAAAATTACGTTTCTATGCGTAATGTGGCTGGAGAAATTTTAGGAAGCATCTGTGCTATGGAGTATGCTAATAGTAATGGATATAAACAAATTTGCATTTATTATGATTATGAAGGAATTGAAAAATGGGCTAATGCTACGTGGAAAGCTAATAAAAAAGGAACTCAAGAATATCAAAAAAAAGTTTCTAAATATCGTGAAAATTTAGAAATTATCTTTGTCAAAGTACTAGCTCATAGTGGAGATTTTTATAATGAAAAGGCAGATATGTTGGCTAAAAAGGCGGTAGGGATTAATGGTTAA
- a CDS encoding thermonuclease family protein — protein sequence MVKKIKMTKGQYRKLSKSWLGIIVILGILGFNFYQEYKPVSGSERFEVTLNQCVDGDTAWFDIDGKKTKVRFLYIDTPESTNQIEPYGKEASDYTKEQLSNANTIELELNNDGDSEDKYGRLLAWVFVDGELLQKKLAQEGLAEKFYDYGYDYTYSELIINADKEARMENRGIYSEN from the coding sequence ATGGTTAAAAAAATAAAAATGACAAAAGGACAATATCGTAAATTATCTAAATCATGGTTAGGAATAATTGTAATTTTAGGTATTTTAGGTTTTAATTTTTATCAGGAATATAAACCAGTATCAGGTTCAGAGCGCTTTGAAGTGACATTGAATCAATGTGTTGATGGAGATACGGCATGGTTTGATATTGATGGAAAAAAAACTAAAGTAAGATTTTTATATATTGACACACCTGAATCAACGAATCAAATTGAACCATATGGAAAGGAAGCAAGTGATTATACAAAAGAACAATTATCTAACGCAAACACGATTGAATTAGAGTTAAATAACGATGGAGATAGTGAAGATAAATATGGAAGATTATTAGCTTGGGTATTTGTTGATGGTGAATTGTTACAGAAAAAATTGGCTCAAGAAGGCCTAGCTGAAAAGTTTTATGATTATGGCTATGATTATACTTATAGTGAGCTTATTATTAATGCAGATAAGGAAGCAAGGATGGAGAATAGGGGAATTTATAGTGAAAATTAA
- a CDS encoding ABC transporter permease: MLRYVLKRVLIGIVTLFLLSSATFFLMKATPGSPISGEKFKNAAQRELMMKKYNLDKPLFEQYKIYMTDLVHGDLGESIVRSGREVSDTITQSFPVTAKLGSIAFATAIIVGISLGTAAALSKQKWVSNVCMFIATIGVSVPSFLIGILLIIILGVNLKVLPFVGLDTPANYVLPVMALAFYPISMICRLTRSSMLEVMKQDYIILARSKGTPYKKVIIKHALKNAMIPVITYAGPAFAYMLTGSFVIESLFAIPGIGREMVSSIQTRDYPMIMGLTIFLGFLVITFNIITDVLSAIVDPRIKLK, translated from the coding sequence ATGTTAAGGTATGTTTTAAAAAGGGTGCTAATTGGAATTGTTACTCTGTTTTTACTTTCATCTGCAACATTTTTCTTGATGAAAGCAACACCAGGGTCGCCAATTAGTGGTGAAAAATTTAAAAACGCTGCACAGCGTGAATTGATGATGAAAAAGTATAATTTAGATAAGCCATTATTTGAACAGTATAAAATTTATATGACTGATTTAGTACATGGTGATTTGGGTGAAAGTATAGTACGTTCTGGACGTGAAGTATCAGATACAATCACACAAAGCTTTCCAGTTACTGCTAAATTAGGTTCTATTGCTTTTGCAACAGCAATAATTGTGGGAATTTCTTTAGGAACCGCTGCGGCACTGTCAAAGCAAAAATGGGTTAGTAATGTTTGTATGTTTATTGCAACAATTGGGGTATCTGTACCATCGTTTTTGATAGGAATTTTACTAATTATAATTTTGGGGGTCAATTTGAAAGTCCTGCCTTTTGTAGGATTAGATACACCAGCGAATTATGTATTGCCAGTAATGGCACTTGCTTTTTATCCGATTTCGATGATTTGTCGTTTAACTCGAAGCAGTATGCTTGAAGTTATGAAACAAGATTACATTATTTTAGCTCGTTCAAAAGGAACACCATATAAAAAGGTAATAATTAAACATGCACTTAAAAATGCAATGATACCTGTTATTACTTATGCAGGTCCAGCATTTGCATATATGCTTACAGGAAGTTTCGTAATTGAATCATTGTTTGCAATTCCAGGAATTGGACGTGAAATGGTTTCTAGTATTCAAACGCGTGATTATCCGATGATTATGGGACTTACTATTTTCTTAGGATTTTTAGTTATTACATTTAATATTATTACAGATGTGTTATCAGCAATAGTTGATCCACGTATTAAATTGAAATAA
- a CDS encoding ABC transporter ATP-binding protein, which produces MSEPILKVKGLKVHFPVSGGFLAKKQIVKAVDGVDFEIAEGETFGLVGESGCGKSTTGRALVKIYEPTAGSIIFEGEDITKIKGAKLKKFRQDMQMIFQDPYASLNPRMTVGEIIREPMDIHGILNTKEEREARVRELLEIVGLKPDHIRRYPHEFSGGQRQRIGIARTLALNPKFIVCDEPISALDVSIQAQVINLLEKIQEEMGIAYLFIAHDLSMVKHISDRIGVMYLGNIVEVGEADDVYHDPLHPYTQALLSSVPIPDPKTARVKERIVLEGELPSPINPPSGCVFRTRCPKATERCAKEKPTLKNVGNRQVACFLYDK; this is translated from the coding sequence ATGAGTGAACCAATTTTAAAAGTAAAGGGTCTTAAAGTACATTTCCCAGTTTCAGGAGGATTTCTTGCTAAAAAACAAATTGTTAAAGCTGTAGATGGCGTTGATTTTGAAATTGCTGAAGGTGAAACATTTGGTTTAGTTGGTGAATCTGGATGTGGGAAAAGTACTACAGGAAGAGCTTTAGTTAAAATTTATGAGCCAACTGCTGGTAGTATAATCTTTGAAGGTGAAGATATTACTAAAATCAAAGGTGCAAAATTAAAGAAATTTAGACAAGATATGCAAATGATCTTTCAAGATCCATATGCAAGTTTAAATCCAAGAATGACTGTTGGTGAAATTATTCGTGAACCAATGGATATTCATGGTATTTTAAATACTAAAGAAGAACGTGAAGCAAGAGTTCGTGAATTATTGGAAATTGTAGGGTTAAAGCCAGATCATATTCGTCGTTACCCTCATGAGTTTTCTGGAGGGCAAAGACAAAGAATTGGAATTGCAAGAACTCTTGCATTAAATCCTAAATTTATTGTTTGTGATGAACCGATTTCAGCTCTTGATGTTTCGATTCAAGCACAAGTTATTAATCTTCTTGAAAAAATCCAAGAAGAAATGGGAATTGCATATTTGTTCATTGCTCACGATTTAAGTATGGTTAAACATATTTCAGATCGTATTGGGGTAATGTATTTAGGAAATATTGTTGAAGTTGGGGAAGCTGATGATGTTTATCATGATCCGTTACACCCATATACACAAGCGTTGTTATCTTCGGTTCCAATTCCGGATCCTAAAACTGCTCGTGTTAAAGAACGTATCGTACTGGAAGGAGAGCTTCCTAGTCCGATAAATCCGCCTAGTGGCTGCGTATTCAGGACACGTTGTCCAAAGGCAACTGAGAGATGTGCGAAAGAAAAACCTACATTGAAAAATGTTGGAAATCGTCAAGTTGCATGTTTCTTATATGATAAATAA